TCCTTCAGGCAAGCGAATACCTTTGCGGAAGAATTCCGACCGCCACGCACAGAACGCCTGAGCCTGTTCCCATGAAATACCTACTACGGGATAATCATCGTAGCCCGGGTGATTGAAATACATTCTCGTATAAATCTCGGTACGAGCATTGGGGAAATCATTTACCCAGCAGGTCTCATCGGGATAGATCGGTACGATGTATGTGTTGAGAAAATCGTATTCGCTGCTAAGCGGACGCGTAATGGTTTCGCTGATGATATTGCCGCTTTCGTCCACAAAAGCCGTGTCTTTCGATATCATCACTACGGCGTTGGGGTCTACCTTGATGTCCGTATTCAGATTGCGCTTTGCGGCCTTGAGCTGATGCTCGCGCAAAGCTGCCGAACGATAATCGTAGACTTCGTACCGATAGACCATTTGATCCGGATTGAGCTTTCGATCATGAGTGACGGGATTGGTATAGTAAACGCTGTTGATGGCAGCTATTTCTTCTTCGGTAGCCCGCTTTTCGGAAGGAATAGGTTTGCTCCAATCCAAATGAGGAGTTACGGGTTCGCCGAACTTATTCTCGGTAATCTTGTATTCTTCGTTGCCGCCGTATGCAGGATCGGCCAGACGTTCGCGGATGATGGAGTCCCGAACGTAGTAGACAAACTGGCGGTATTGGGCATTGGTGATCTCCGTCCGATCCATCCAAAAAGCATCCACAGATATAGGGCGCGATTCGGCAGGTATGCCCCATAAGCTGTCTGCCTCTTTGTTGCCCAACACAATACTCCCTCGGGGAACCTGTATCATCCCGAAAGGCGATGGCTCATTCCATGAAGATAGCTTGGCACCGGTCAGTTCACCGCCAACAGCCCGTTTGGAAGAGCCGCACGACGAAATAGTGAAAACTCCAAACAGAAAAAAGCCTGCAAGAGCGAAAAACCTGTTCTTTCTACACATACATTATTTATATATCTGCTTCGCTGCTCTCCCCGAATCCTGCGCTAAGGCAGTTTTCAGAGGAAACGAATGCTTTTATACTTTGCATCTCTATTCTTCGTATTGCTCAATGGGAAAGAATAGCTGACCAGCAATTCGTGGCTTCCCCATGAGGCTTTAGCCAGTACCGATGTCGGCCACTCGAAAGCATAGCCGGCATAGAACTTGCCCAACTGCATCCCCAAGCTCACTCCCACGGCTTGTGTGGGACGATACATCAGTGAGGCAAAGAAGCGGTTGTTGTATGACATTCCCATCGTCACGTCCAAACGAGAACTGTGCCCGTCAGTAGCTGCAAAGATAGAAGGATGCCATGCAAATAACGAATAAATGGAGCGGATATTGTATCCGGCAAGGAGATAATAATGCCTTGTCAGATCTAATATGTACTGTTCATTGAGCGGAATTGCCGGAGCGGTCAGATGGGTAGAGCTGAATCCGACGTACAATTCTTTGCGGCGGTAGTATATACCTGCACCGATGTCGAAGGCCTTTCCGCTCACTTTGGTAAGGGGGATGGCCGGATCGTTCTCCGTCTCGAGCTCCACCTTGGTGCCATCGAAAGCCGTATTGACGAGTCCGGCTTGGAGGGCGACGGACAGATCTCCGCCGAAGAGTTTCTGCTTGAAGGCATATTGCCCCATCAGCTCATTGATGGCAAAGAGCCCTCTCGTTTCGGTCACTACCCGAACTCCCATCCCATGCTCTCTGTCGAAGAAGCGAATAGGCGCATCGGCCAGTACGACGAAGCTCTTAGGACTTCGGGGCATGCCTTCCCATTGTCTATTGTGCAGCGCAGTAATGAAAATCTCTTTGCGCATACCGGCATAAGCCGGATTGTAGTAGCCGTATGCACGGGTGTACTGAGCCAGCAATAAATCGCCCTGAGCGAAAACATCCTCTCCCCCGGCCACGGTCAGGAGCAGGAGCAGAATGAGCGAACGGAAAGATTTATGCAAGACTGATGCCACGGTGGTAAAACGAAGCCCCGAGTGCTATTATTGCACATCCGGGGCATATTCGCTTAAGGAGATTACATTATCAGTACTCTTCTTCGTTGAAGAAAAAATCCTCTTTGCTCGGATAATCCGGCCAAATATCTTCTATCGATTCGTAGATTTCCCCTTCATCTTCCATTTCCTGCAGATTCTCGATGACTTCAAGAGGAGCACCCGAACGTTGTGCATAGTCTATCAACTCATCTTTGGTTGCAGGCCAAGGAGCATCTTCCAATTTGGAGGCTAATTCTAATGTCCAGTACATAATGGTTAGAGTTTTTTGTCCAATAATACTTAGCACTTTGCCTCGGCCGGAAAGATTTCTAACCGACTTCGCGCAAAAGCATGCGCAAAAATAGAAGAATTCTCCGGTTTGCCAGCATATACCTTTTCAGGTCAATCGGGTATCAGTCGGTTTCCTCCCATTGCTATGATCGTCCGATTCCTTTGTCCCTATAGCTCTTCCATGGGTATATCGATCTCCTCATCGCGTACCGGATCATAGGCCGTCAGGCTACGCAGATTGTAGTAGTAGCTCCAATAGTGATGCAATGCTCTGACGAGCGAGGTACGCGCCAGGTCCTTGGCATCCTGTGCCGCATTCAGATCGAGGGTGGAAATAGCCCCGACGGTGAAAGTTTCCACGGCAGTATGATAGCGCGCCTGAGCGATACTGTCGGTACGACGTGCCAATTCGAGGACGCGAAGTTGGTTGTTGTGTTTCTCCACCAGCAGGAATATCTGCCGGTGCCAACGCTCTTCTTCCTGTCGCAGTCGATGCTCTTCGAGACGGCGGTTGCTCTCGGCCAAGCGTATCCGACCGCGTCCGCGTCCCCAATCCACGAGAGGAATGCGCACGCCTACGGAGACAGAGCTGTTGTCCTTCAGACGTCCGCCGTATGCATCGTGCAGATTGTCCGCCTGTCCGGCATATCCGATTTGGGCCATCAGTTCGATGGAGAAGCGTTCGGATTTGGCTCGGGCCAGAGAACGATCGGCTTCGAGCATCCTGCGCTTCATCTCTCCGACGAACGGATGATTGCGTCCGGCCAGCTCCATCACCCGTTCATAGCTCACGGGTGTGAAGATCGTATCGGCCGGTATAGAGAGGGAGAGGACTTCATTCGGCTGCAAACCGAGGAAAATGCTCAGGGACATCTCCGCTCCGCGCAAGGCTGTACGGCTCGAAAGAATTGCCGAAGAAGCCGAAGCGTAGCTGATCTCCACGGCTCGCAATTCGTTTTCGGACAACTTCCCGATCTTCTTTTTGGCACGCGCCACTTCGACCAGCTTCGCCGTATTACGAAGGTTGGTCTCCGCATTGTTGTACTCTTCCCGTGCCAGCAGGGCCGAAAAGTAATGATCTATACAGCTTACGCTCACCTCCTCCGTATTGGCCACGAATCGCCGGCGAGCCTCTTCGTAACGCACGGGTTCTATGCGGCGACTCCATTTCATTTCGTTCAGTCCGAAGAGCGGTTGGCTCAGGGTCAGGCTGATCGGTACGCTCATGAAATGCCTGTCAGCTCCTTCCGTGCCGAGCGGATTGATATGCTCGAGCGAACTCACCAAAGAGAGCTTGCCGCCCGTAAGCCATATATTCTGATCCACGGATATATGTCCTGACAGGCGCAAAGCATTGGAGCGGACGAAGCTGTAAGAGCCGTCCGGCTGCTGATAGAGCGAATAGGCACGCCTGTAGTCCGGCAGTGTGGCTGTCAAGTTCACTCCGGGCAGCAGTTCTGCCCGATAGGTGCGCCACTGCCAGTAGGCCGCTCGAAGCTCTTGCAGTGCCACGGCTGCATCCACGCTCTGCTTTCGTGCCAACCGGATGGCTTCCGTGAGGGACAAAGGGGATGGATCCGCGGCGGCAACCTGCTGTGCCGAAACCTCGCTCCATGGAGTCGGACCCAGGGAGGCGAAGCAGAGGGAGAGGAGGAAAAGGCTTTTTTTCTTCATCTTTCTTTCGTTTTTATTGCACCTTTCCGACAGCAAAGTTTATGCCGCTACCCTTAAAAGGCTGATAATATGCAAGTTTTCTCTGATGGCGAAGTGTCCGACTGTTCGGAAACGAACACCCGAACTGTCCGAAAACGGACAGTGGACACTTCGGCCAATCGAATAAGTGACTGATAATGAGGGCAGGGGATTGTTTGGCATGGCATTTGCTCTTCGGAAGGCGGCGAGCAACAAAGCTCGCACCGGAAAAAAGAAAACGATTCATGGACAGACAAGTTTCGCCCGAACGGCTCAAACGTGAAAAGCAAAGACGTTACCTCATCATAGCAGCTTCGGCAGTCCTTCTCTTCTTCGGCGGATGGTGGTTGCTCTCCTCCATGCAAGGCTCCATATCCGCAGCCTCTCTGCGTTTGGGGCGGGTGGACAAAGGAGAAGTGCAGATCGCTACCTCGGCTTCCGGCGAAGTGGTGCCGGCTTTCGAGGAGATCATCACTTCGCCGGTGCAGGCGCGTCTGATAGCTGTGCTCAAGCATGCAGGCGATTCGGTACACCGAGGTGAACCCTTGTTGGAACTGGACTTGCAGTCCGTGCGCACGGAGTTCGAGAAATTGCAGGACGAACTGCGGATGAAGCAGACCCAACTGCATCGGCAGGAAGTACAACTCCGCGGAGAACTCAACGCCAAGCGACGCGAACTCAAGGTCAAAGCCATGCAGAACGACCGCCGAAGAGCAGAGCTCCAGAGCGAAAGGTATTTGGATAGCATCGGAGCAGGTACGACGGATAAGGTACGCGAAATAGAGCTGGCCAATCGTGTGGCAGCACTCGAATACGAGGGTATGGTGGAAAACCTGCACGATCGTGAGGCCACGGCTGCTGCCGAACAGGCTACTGCCCGGCTGGAAATAGAGATTTTCAGGAAAACTTTGGAGGAGAAACGCCGTCAGCTGGATGATGCCCGGATAGCTTCTCCTCGTGACGGAGTGCTCACTTTCGTACTCAGCGAGGTGGGTACGCTTATCGGTGCAGGCTCTCAAGTGGCCACCGTGAGCGATCCGAAGCACTTCCGCATTCAGGCCGACATAGCGGACGACTATGCCCAACGCCTCTCGGTCGGTGCCAAAGCAGTGGTAAATCTCGATGGCCGTCGTATAGAAGGAACGGTGACGAACATCACTCCTGCTGCCAAGAATGGAGTGGTACGCTTCTATGTGGGATTGTCGGCAGACGAGACGTACGCACTGCGTTCGGGCTTGAAAGTCAGCGTCTATGTGCTCACGGCTCTCAGAAACGAATGTGTGCGGATCCCCTTCGGCAATTACTATCACGGCGAAGGTCTGTATGAAATGTACGTACGCCGGGGCAGTACGCTGGTACGTCGGGAGGTGCGTCTGGGCGGAAGCGGCGAATCGTTCGTGGAGGTCATGTCCGGTCTCGAACCCGGCGAAGAGGTCGTACTCCAGACCCTGGATGCAGCATTCCGCAATAGCAAGAAGATCAAGCTGAAAGACTGAGGACGTCCCGGTCCGGGAGTCTGCCCTCCATCCGAAGAGAATGATAAGAAGAAACCATAACGAAACATAACAGAACAATATGGATGCAATCAAACTGACCAACGTGAGTCGCATCTTCCGTGCCGGCCTGATGGAAACGGCCGCTTTGGAGGATATCAACATCAGCGTAAACGGCGGCGAGTTCCTTTCCGTCATGGGACCGAGCGGATGCGGCAAGAGTACGCTCCTCAACGTCATGGGTCTGCTGGACCGTCCTACCACGGGGACGGTGGAAATCCTCGGACAGACGGTACACTCCATGAACGACAAGGCTTTGGCTGCTTTCCGCAATGAAAAGTTGGGATTCGTATTTCAGAGTTTTCATCTCGTCAATACGCTCAATGTGCTGGACAACGCCATGCTGCCGCTCCTCTATCGCCGCATGAGCGAAAGTAAAAGGAGGAAGGCGGCGTACGAAGTCCTCGAGCGCATGGAAATGACGCATCGGCTGCGCCATTATCCCCAACAGCTCTCCGGAGGTCAATGCCAACGCGTGGCCATTGCCCGCGCCATTGTAGGCAATCCCGAGATTATCCTCGCCGACGAACCTACCGGTAACCTCGATTCCAAAATGGGAGCGGAAGTAATGAGTATCCTTCATCGGCTTAATACGGAGGACGGACGTACTATCGTCATGGTCACTCACAACGAATTGCAAGCCCGGGAGACGAGTCGGACCATCCGAATGTTCGATGGGCATCAGGTGGGTTAATTGGTTGAAATACAGAGTTTTAATGGTCATTCTTGAGGGATGCCCGAATCGACTTCAAAAGGGGGCTAAACCAAACTATATAGTTTGACCAAACCAAAGTATATAGTTTGGTTCAACCAAAGTATATAGTTCGGTCAGACCAAACTATATAGTTTAGTCAGACCAAAGTATATAGTTTGATTCGGCCCTTCCAAAAGGATAGAAAAAGCATATCGCAAAGATGGTGCCGGAGGCTCGGGACAGAGGTTCCCCCCTTCCCATTCGGACGCCTTCCGCATCCATCGAAATAACCGCACAAGAGACAGAAACAATGAAAAGATATATCAGACAATCGTGGCAAATCATCCGGCAGAATCCGGTGCTCAGCGTTATCGGCATTATCGGTACGGCCTTTGCCATTTGTATGGTTATGGTACTGGTGCAGCAAGAGTATATGAAGGTGGGAAAGTTCTCGCCCGAAAGCAATCGTTCGCGCTGGTTGGTGACCCGAGGTGCCACCATGACGACGAAGGATACAACGAGAAACATGACCATGAATACCAACTTGGGTGGGTATCAGGTATTAGAGATATTCCGCAAGCTCGAAACACCCGAAGCCGTAACGGCTTTCGAGGGACTTTCCATACCTGAGCCGGGCCTTGAACCGCGCTTCTGCGTACGCGAAGGCGAGCAGGAAGTCCCCGTCACGACGAGATATACGGACGAGGCTTTCTGGCAGGTGTTCGATTTTTCTTTCGTCGCCGGCAAGCATTATACCGAGGCGGATGCCCGATCGAACATCGCCGTGGCAGTCATTACCGACAGGTTGGCGCGCCGGTTCTTCGGCTCTTCGAGCGAGGCCGTCGGCCGGCAAGCTCTGATCAATGGGCGCAAATACACCGTCTGCGGAGTGGTGCGCCATGTGACCCCTTTCTGCAACTTCGCTTACGGAGATGTGTGGATGCCTGTGTTCAGGCTGTACGAAGAAAGAGTGAAGAACAACCTATTCTCCAGATTCAATGTAATCTGTCTGGCCAAAAGCCCGAAGGACTTCGATGCCATCAAGGAAGAAGTCGGGGCCTTGACTGCCAAGTGCAATAGTGTGCAGGAGAAGTTCAATATCAGTTTTCCCGGCCAGCCTGCCGATCAGTTCACGACGATGCACCGCAAATTTCACCGTGACGATACCGAACCTCTGGAGTATCGCCGTCGCTTCATTCTCCTTCTGGCAGTGTTTCTGTGCATCCCGGCCATCAATCTTTCGGGTATGACCCTTAGCCGTATGCGTCGCCGTTTGGCCGAATTGGGCGTACGACGCTCTTTCGGAGCCGTCCGATCCGATATAGTCCGCCAAGTGCTGGCAGAGAATATGCTGATCAGTCTGATAGGAGGGGCTTTCGGATTGCTTTTGAGCTATCTGGTCATGGCCCTCTTTCCCTCGTGGCTCCTCAGCGTGGGGAGCCGGGGAATGATGCAGGGCGACATCAACGGAGCCATGTTCAATCCCGTCATTTTCCTGATAGCTCTCGTCTTCTGTGTGCTGATCAATCTGCTCAGTGCCTTTATCCCTGCCTGGCGCATATCCAAGACACCCATCGTAGAATCCCTCTCCCACTAACCTCATCATACAGATATTATCATGCTACATCATATTATCAAGATCATCCGTGCCGAACGTCGTGCCAACCTCTGGATATGGCTGGAGATGCTCGTCGTATGCGGCCTGCTTTGGTTCGTCACGGACTATGCCGTGACAGCTCTGCGTGCTTGGACACGCCCATTGAACTACGATATAGAACACGTGTACCGCCTTACCCTTGCAACCGTGCAGAAAGACAAGGACGGAAAACGGAAAGAGATGTCCGCCGATCAGGGAAAAACCATGATGCAAACCCTCGATCTGATCGCTGCATATCCCGGAGTGGAAGCGGCTTGTCTCCAACAGTGGGGCGGTCATTATTCCTCTTCGTCAAGTAACAGTAGCTTTCAACTGGACACCGTATCACTCATAAACGTTGAGGATCGAATGGTTTCGCCGGATTATTTCCGTGTATTTCGTGTCTATGGAGCCGATGGTTCTTCGCCGGAAGAGATGGCGGAACGATTCGGCAAACTTCACATGAACGATCTCCAACGGGACTACTATCTCTCGCGCAATGCCCTCGACTATGTGGAGAAAGTCAATGGCGAAGGACGAGAAAGCGACCGCCGCTACATAGGCCTGTCGGATAGCATCAACTACAATATGGTATCCGTTGTCGATGGCGTCCAAAGCGAAAAGAGTATCCGATACAATCAGACACTGCGAGGACTCATACCGGATCAGCCCAAAAACGAAGCTGAAAGTACCGGCTATGTCAGCCTGAAGCCCATCACCGAAGAGTACATTTCGCAAAACGAACTCATATCTTACTCCGTCTATCTGCGTGTCTCTCCCGAAGCGGATACGCCGGACTTCAAAGAGCAGTTCGTGAAAAGGATGAAAGCCGTGACCAAGGACGATACCTATCCTGTACTGACGATGAATGCTGTCAGTGAAGACCGGGCAGGGA
This genomic stretch from Porphyromonas gingivalis ATCC 33277 harbors:
- a CDS encoding SUMF1/EgtB/PvdO family nonheme iron enzyme, with the translated sequence MCRKNRFFALAGFFLFGVFTISSCGSSKRAVGGELTGAKLSSWNEPSPFGMIQVPRGSIVLGNKEADSLWGIPAESRPISVDAFWMDRTEITNAQYRQFVYYVRDSIIRERLADPAYGGNEEYKITENKFGEPVTPHLDWSKPIPSEKRATEEEIAAINSVYYTNPVTHDRKLNPDQMVYRYEVYDYRSAALREHQLKAAKRNLNTDIKVDPNAVVMISKDTAFVDESGNIISETITRPLSSEYDFLNTYIVPIYPDETCWVNDFPNARTEIYTRMYFNHPGYDDYPVVGISWEQAQAFCAWRSEFFRKGIRLPEGQIMDDFRLPTEAEWEYAARMGDSNNKYPWSTEDLRTGRGCFLGNFKPGEGDYTADGHLIPSRVSSFSPNDFGLYDMAGNVAEWTSTAFSESGLKQMSDINPELEYKAALTDPYILKQKVVRGGSWKDVARFIRSATRSHEYQNVGRSYIGFRCVRTSIAFSSGKAPKSSRRSIKK
- the porP gene encoding type IX secretion system membrane protein PorP, whose translation is MHKSFRSLILLLLLTVAGGEDVFAQGDLLLAQYTRAYGYYNPAYAGMRKEIFITALHNRQWEGMPRSPKSFVVLADAPIRFFDREHGMGVRVVTETRGLFAINELMGQYAFKQKLFGGDLSVALQAGLVNTAFDGTKVELETENDPAIPLTKVSGKAFDIGAGIYYRRKELYVGFSSTHLTAPAIPLNEQYILDLTRHYYLLAGYNIRSIYSLFAWHPSIFAATDGHSSRLDVTMGMSYNNRFFASLMYRPTQAVGVSLGMQLGKFYAGYAFEWPTSVLAKASWGSHELLVSYSFPLSNTKNRDAKYKSIRFL
- a CDS encoding DUF2795 domain-containing protein, which produces MYWTLELASKLEDAPWPATKDELIDYAQRSGAPLEVIENLQEMEDEGEIYESIEDIWPDYPSKEDFFFNEEEY
- a CDS encoding TolC family protein; protein product: MKKKSLFLLSLCFASLGPTPWSEVSAQQVAAADPSPLSLTEAIRLARKQSVDAAVALQELRAAYWQWRTYRAELLPGVNLTATLPDYRRAYSLYQQPDGSYSFVRSNALRLSGHISVDQNIWLTGGKLSLVSSLEHINPLGTEGADRHFMSVPISLTLSQPLFGLNEMKWSRRIEPVRYEEARRRFVANTEEVSVSCIDHYFSALLAREEYNNAETNLRNTAKLVEVARAKKKIGKLSENELRAVEISYASASSAILSSRTALRGAEMSLSIFLGLQPNEVLSLSIPADTIFTPVSYERVMELAGRNHPFVGEMKRRMLEADRSLARAKSERFSIELMAQIGYAGQADNLHDAYGGRLKDNSSVSVGVRIPLVDWGRGRGRIRLAESNRRLEEHRLRQEEERWHRQIFLLVEKHNNQLRVLELARRTDSIAQARYHTAVETFTVGAISTLDLNAAQDAKDLARTSLVRALHHYWSYYYNLRSLTAYDPVRDEEIDIPMEEL
- a CDS encoding HlyD family secretion protein — protein: MDRQVSPERLKREKQRRYLIIAASAVLLFFGGWWLLSSMQGSISAASLRLGRVDKGEVQIATSASGEVVPAFEEIITSPVQARLIAVLKHAGDSVHRGEPLLELDLQSVRTEFEKLQDELRMKQTQLHRQEVQLRGELNAKRRELKVKAMQNDRRRAELQSERYLDSIGAGTTDKVREIELANRVAALEYEGMVENLHDREATAAAEQATARLEIEIFRKTLEEKRRQLDDARIASPRDGVLTFVLSEVGTLIGAGSQVATVSDPKHFRIQADIADDYAQRLSVGAKAVVNLDGRRIEGTVTNITPAAKNGVVRFYVGLSADETYALRSGLKVSVYVLTALRNECVRIPFGNYYHGEGLYEMYVRRGSTLVRREVRLGGSGESFVEVMSGLEPGEEVVLQTLDAAFRNSKKIKLKD
- a CDS encoding ABC transporter ATP-binding protein, encoding MDAIKLTNVSRIFRAGLMETAALEDINISVNGGEFLSVMGPSGCGKSTLLNVMGLLDRPTTGTVEILGQTVHSMNDKALAAFRNEKLGFVFQSFHLVNTLNVLDNAMLPLLYRRMSESKRRKAAYEVLERMEMTHRLRHYPQQLSGGQCQRVAIARAIVGNPEIILADEPTGNLDSKMGAEVMSILHRLNTEDGRTIVMVTHNELQARETSRTIRMFDGHQVG
- a CDS encoding ABC transporter permease — translated: MKRYIRQSWQIIRQNPVLSVIGIIGTAFAICMVMVLVQQEYMKVGKFSPESNRSRWLVTRGATMTTKDTTRNMTMNTNLGGYQVLEIFRKLETPEAVTAFEGLSIPEPGLEPRFCVREGEQEVPVTTRYTDEAFWQVFDFSFVAGKHYTEADARSNIAVAVITDRLARRFFGSSSEAVGRQALINGRKYTVCGVVRHVTPFCNFAYGDVWMPVFRLYEERVKNNLFSRFNVICLAKSPKDFDAIKEEVGALTAKCNSVQEKFNISFPGQPADQFTTMHRKFHRDDTEPLEYRRRFILLLAVFLCIPAINLSGMTLSRMRRRLAELGVRRSFGAVRSDIVRQVLAENMLISLIGGAFGLLLSYLVMALFPSWLLSVGSRGMMQGDINGAMFNPVIFLIALVFCVLINLLSAFIPAWRISKTPIVESLSH
- a CDS encoding ABC transporter permease, translated to MLHHIIKIIRAERRANLWIWLEMLVVCGLLWFVTDYAVTALRAWTRPLNYDIEHVYRLTLATVQKDKDGKRKEMSADQGKTMMQTLDLIAAYPGVEAACLQQWGGHYSSSSSNSSFQLDTVSLINVEDRMVSPDYFRVFRVYGADGSSPEEMAERFGKLHMNDLQRDYYLSRNALDYVEKVNGEGRESDRRYIGLSDSINYNMVSVVDGVQSEKSIRYNQTLRGLIPDQPKNEAESTGYVSLKPITEEYISQNELISYSVYLRVSPEADTPDFKEQFVKRMKAVTKDDTYPVLTMNAVSEDRAGILADPVRQINNHLAIGFFLLLNIFLGIVGTFWVRTEQRRAEVGIRRVVGSTNRSVFSLMFGEGVILMTLAFLPAAVAAWYVMFHTDLCDIKVFPLGRGRLLLGLGCTYLQMLLMVFLGTFIPVLRALRVPPTEAIRSE